CGCTCGTATTCCTTAAGAGACAGTTTTGCAATCGCGCTCATTTTGGTCCTCTCGCAGCGTACAAACGTCGCGTTCGCGCATAAAGGCCGTTCTTCGTTCAACCCGCCAGATGCTCCGCAGTCGAGCCCGATTTATTATAGCGTGCGCGGCGGAGGCAGGGGCGCAGGCAAGCGCGAAAAGCGGGATGGTCCCTTCTTTCCGTGCGATCACGGGCCGCGCGCTGAGGGCCTACGAACCGAGGAGCGTTCGTTCGTCCGCGTCACGGCAGATGCAACAGCCGCGGCCACCATTCTTCCGTGCGCAAGTGGGCGACGATTTCGCATAGCACGGGCAGCCAGATCCACCGGGCGCTGCGCAGACCTTCGGCCCGCAGCCCGCGGATGTTGAGCGGGAATTTGGCCGGCGATTGAAAGTTCCGCAGCCGCGGCAGGTAGCGCGGGACTCTTCGGCAATAGTCCAAGAACGTCTGCCCAAACTTTTGGCGCAGCAAGATTTCCTCGGCGGGCACGGTCACACCGAGGTAGAAAACCGCGGCCAGCCCGAAACCGATTGCAAATGTCAGCGACTGGAGAAAGAAAGCGATCCCAATTCCCATCAGAAAGGTGCCGACGTAAAGCGGATTGCGGCAGATGGAGTAGGGCCCATCGGCGACCACCATGTCGAGCTTCCGCCCGCCGATATAGAATGTCGCCCACCAGCGAAACGCGGCGCCCACCATGAAGAGCATCCAGCCGGCGAAGTCGAATTCGATGTCGGTCCACGAACCTTCCGGCGCTCCCGGCGGCGAAAGGACGGTTGCCACCGCGAACGGAGCGATGATCAGAATGGCGATCCAGGCGCGCGAGCGCACCCACCAGTTTCGCCGTTTTGTGACAACAGAGGCAGCCACACTCATTGGGCGCACCGTCCTTGGCGGGCCGTTGTAAATCGGGTTGTTCGAGTCGGCCCCAGCGTTTGAGAGGTGGCCGAATGTCAAAGTGCCGAAAGGTACCCGCTTAGGCAAGATGTGTCAAAGGCAGTAAATCCGTTTGACTCGATTTGTTTCCCCCAACTTACCGATGACAATTGACGGGGGGCGATTCGTCGCCGCGGTGCTGCACATGGTTCGGATTTCCCGAGAATTCGCCTGGAAAATCGATGATTGTCCGACGCTGGGGAGTGCTCTCGATCATTGCGCTGGCGGGTTGCCAGAGCGCGCCTCCGGCCGCGCAGCCGCTGAGCTTTTCCCAGCCGCCGCAGTTTTCCAAAGTCGCGATTCCGCCGCCGCAATCGATTCGGGCCGAAGCGAAGCACGCCGCGGCCGACGATAGCGTCCGCCTGGCGTCGTTTAATTCTCCGGGCAAAACGGCGATCCAAATCCGGATGCCGCAGTTGGCCCAAAGCGATCCGGCGTCGAGTTCGGCGATGGAACTCTCCGCGGGCCCACCGAATCCGATGGTCCCGGAGCCGATTTCGCCGCTCGCGTTGCCGATTGCCTCGCGAGCGATCACGATCGACGAGGCGCTGGCGATCGCCTTGGCACAGAATCCCGATCTGGTAGTAAATCGTCAGGATGTGGCCGTGGCCGAGGCACAGCGCGTCACGGCCAACACGTATCCATTCAATCCGACATTTGAATCGCAGATTCAGGCGGCCGACAATTTTGGCTTAGCGCAGCACATCAGGCAATCGTACAGTTTGCTGCAGGAAATCGAGACGGGGGGCAAGGGAGGTTTCCGCCGCGGCCAAGCCAGCGCCGGCGTGCAGCGCACCGGATGGGAGTTGCGCGGCCGGGAACTCGATCTCACTGCAGATGTGTATCGCAAGTTTCAGGCGGTGCTCCTGGCGCGGCAGAAGCTGGACTTATCGCGCGAGACCGTCGCGTTGAACGTTCAACTTGCCGCCAATGCTCACTCACTGTTGCAGGCCGCGAAAGTAAGCGGCG
Above is a genomic segment from Pirellulales bacterium containing:
- a CDS encoding isoprenylcysteine carboxylmethyltransferase family protein, giving the protein MSVAASVVTKRRNWWVRSRAWIAILIIAPFAVATVLSPPGAPEGSWTDIEFDFAGWMLFMVGAAFRWWATFYIGGRKLDMVVADGPYSICRNPLYVGTFLMGIGIAFFLQSLTFAIGFGLAAVFYLGVTVPAEEILLRQKFGQTFLDYCRRVPRYLPRLRNFQSPAKFPLNIRGLRAEGLRSARWIWLPVLCEIVAHLRTEEWWPRLLHLP